AGGGCGATGGGCGAGACTCAGCGACTAAAGCGGGGCGAGCAGGGTACTGTGCAAACCGGGTTTTAAACCGTTTTTGTGTTTGTGTTACAAATATAACGGGCTGTTATAGTTTTTGGTTTGCGAGCCGCTTTTGTAATATTTTATCGTTTGTTTATTTCGGGTTTATTAGCTGTTTTCATTCTGCTCTAGTTGGTCGGGACTGTTCGGCTGGCTCGTTCGCCTACCGGCCTTGCCGGCCTATACCTTGTCTGTCCTGGAGCCACCCGACACGCGGGTAACGCCCGACGGCAGCCTGGGCCTGACTAGCGCCTACCTGACAGGTCCCGCAGCGGCGCAATAGGCGGAAGAAGTACGGCGCTGGATTCCGCCGGGCGAGGTGTATAGTTAGCTGGGCGGTATGAGGTGCGGCAGTAAAGCGTTGGTGCGGCAGTAATTACATTTCCATTTCAGCGTCACGGCCACGCGGTGTCGCCTCCCTGCTACGCTCCTGTTGGTTGGTCTGAGCTACTATTTCCTTGAACTGCTCTAGCAGTGGACGGCCGTTGGGCCGAAGCTCGGCCGCGCTGAAGCGTGAGCCCTCGCCCTTATGCGTGATACTCAACTCTTGCGGGCCTGTCACTTTCAGCACGTACCCCTTTTCGAGTAAAGGGGCGGCCAGGTCGGTCAGCTGATACAGGGGCGGACGCAGGTGCCTGGCTAGCACCTTCTCGGCGACCGCAAGATGTTTGGCTCGCTCCCCCCTGCCCAGCGCGGCTAGTGATTCGGGTATTGGGTCATTTTGCAGATGCCGAATGACTGCCTGCCGGTGATGAAGCTGCGTCTTGGTGGTGAGCTCCTGCTGCTTTTGAAGCTGCGCTTTGGTATCGCCCAACTCCTGCCGGGTGCCGACGAGCAGCGCCTGACTGCTGGCCAGCCTTTTCTCCAGCACTTTGGCGCGCTCGCGCTCCAGCGTATTGGCCGAGGCCACCGCCGCGACCTGCGCCAGCTTCTGGTTGGTCTGGGTTACGAACTGTGCTAGGTGGGTGTCGAGGCGGCCTTGCTCGCGCACCACGTACTCCTGCGGGCGCACCCGCTCCCAGGGTTTGAGTGCATCAAGCTGGAAGGCGGCGGTCTTCACCGGTGCAGCCACCTCAGCCAATTTCTCCTTGCTCATCTGCTGGGCCCCGTAGTGCCGGCGCACGTCTTCGTGCTGGGCCGTACTGTGGAGAATACCCCGCTGGAGCCCGTGCTTTTCCATGGCCGCCGCATAGTCGGTCTGGAGCTGGCGTAGCGTGGCCGGGCTGAACACATCGCGGCAACTCAGCCGGCCGTCGGCCGTGATGGGGACTACCATGGCATGAATGTGCGGCGTTATTTCGTCTTGGTGTAGCATGAAGCCAATCACGTTTTCTTTGCCGAAGCGCTTCTGCACGAAGTCGAGGTTTTCCTGTACCCAGGACGTTTTGCGCACGTCCTGGGCCCGGCCCTCGGCGTCGCGCGGGAAGGCCTCAGGACTGGCCGTCAGCAGCACCTCTACCAGGCGCACGGCATCGCTACGCAGGCGCGGGAGCTGCAACTCGGCAATGCGCTCGCTGGCCAAGAGCCAGTAGTTGCGCTGCTCGTGGTTGAGGTACTCCTCGTTGAGGCCGCCCCAGTCGGGGTCCGCATTGGGCGTAAGCTCCAACCGGTAATTATGCTGGGTAGCGCAGGTGGCCATGCCCGGCGTCTTAAGCTTGGCCGTGTGAAGAATAGCGTAGGGCATGGTGGGTCGGCGGGTGGCCAAAGCGTAGTGGGTTTACACATTGGCGAGTTAATGGAAGTAGTCAAGAGGTAGGTTTCAACTGGGCAAAAAAGCAATCGACGATTACTCCTTGAGCAAAACCCTACGCCTTAAGCAATATACTTGACGACCTCGCTTTTTATCACTATTTCGCGCTCGACTACCTAAATTAAAAGCCCGGCTACTCTTCAGTAAACGGGCTTTCTAGTCCTAATCTCTTCCCCACTGCCTACCCAGCATATGTCCCATCCAACGTGGGTCGAACCAATGCCAACGCCGTCAATGTATCGAGTAATGGCCTCACTTTTTCCGGACGAGTACGTTGAAAGCAAGCTGCTACCTGTACTACCGTCATAGGAGTCACCGCCTGTTGTACCACTGCCCTTACCGCCTGCATTTGTTCCGCTAAAGCAGTAGGCCAGGGCTGAATAATAGCCAAAGCAGTCGTAGAAATTGGGGTTGCCGAGAGTGTAAAAGCTGCCTGTTGTTGACCGGGGGCCTGATAGCTCGGACGCAAATAATGCACTACTCCAGCCGCCTCCTCCGCTACCCGTTGCTTATTGAGTTGCACAAGCTTGGTGAGTAATTCTGTCTCGGATAAATCAGCCGCCCAGCCATACGCCGCCGCCACCTCCCTATCCAGCTGCTGATGTAAGTTGAGCACCACTGAGGCCAGCCCCAGTTGATTAGTCACCTGCTCTTTTGGCGTGAGTGATTGGCCAGCCCGAAGTTTTTCGACGACGTTGTAGAGGTCTGTTATTGTAAGTGTCGAGTGCTGGGCCTGCTGTTGTTTGCGTAGGGTATCGAGTTGTTCTGCTAACTCCCGGATACGGTCTTGTTGTACGACTGTAGCAGTAGGGAAGGGAAAGGTCTGGAAGCAACGTGAACTTGCGTAGACGGAATCATTGCCCACGCCTAACCAACTGCCCGAAGCCATAGCCCAGACCACATGCACACTACTGGATAATATGCCCAGTAGGTACGCATCATCTAGTGCCAGGCACACTAGTTTGTGGTCGGGTGCCACTTCACTTTTTAGAAACTGAAATACTCGGTGCTTGGCAGTTTCAGGCGTAGCAATGTAGCGGGGCAGTTCTTGCACAGCTGCCCGTAGCCCTTTGCGAGTTTCCCCAAACTGCCACCAAATGTCTTTTAGGCGCTTCCGGTTATTGTGGTCACGTTCAGGCTTCACGCGCTCCACCAGCCACTGGTAGAGTTGAGGGTAGCTGCTGAGCATCTGCGCTTCCGTTAGTTCAAACATATCCAGCAGGTATACCCCACGCGGTCGGGCAGTCAGGTCCTTGCCGTTGCGATAGGGCCGAATACGACTTTCCAGGCCAAGTGTGGTGCCCAGCCCAAGCTGTGCTGCTTCCTCGGCTGTGACAATGAAACCTGCGCCGGCCAGCATCATGCCGTTACTCGATAAGCCCGCGTTGGCCCCCAACTGCTGAGCTGATGACACGTCGGCACCTACCGTCAGGTCGGCGTTGAGCACGCCCATCTGTTCGCCTAGCTCAACTGCCGGCGCCTCTTCACCCGCAACGGTTACTTCGCGTATCACCTCGGCCAGCGTGCCCGGCTGGCCCGCGCCGGCTACGCCCACCGTGATGGCTACGCGCACGGCCGCCCCATCAGTGGCCTCCACCCACGGGTGGTCGGGGATAGCGAAGGCCAGCGAAAGCGGCTGCTCGGTATTGGCCAGGTGCTGCTGGATGAGCCGCCGGTTGAATGTCTGGGTAATGGAATTGGTGGTGATGAAGCCAAATCGCTCGGCTTGGCCCGCCTGCACCATCCGGGCCGCGTGGTCCCACCAGTACATCACCAGGTCGGCCGACTCGGGTACACGGCCCCGGTAAGCTTTGCGCAGCGCTTCTACGTAGCCGTCGCCCAGGGCTCCGCGCATGGCCTTGTCACCCAAAAAAGGCGGGTTGCCGACCAGAAAATCAGCCGCTGGCCACTCGGCGGGGTGCGGGGCGGGGTAGTCGAATACTGGCACTTGGGCGGCTTCGTCGGGCACGGGCTTACCAGTGGCCGAATGCAGTTTAGTGGTCAGCCCATCCCAGCGCGTCACCGGCCGGCCCTGCGCATCAAGACGTGGCACTGGGGGGCCGTGCTGGAGAATGGCATCCTGCTGGCGGATATTCTGATAGCTGTCGAGTAGCGGCTCGGCCAGTTGCGTCAGGCCGTGGGTGCGTAGGTGCCACTGCAGATAGCCGATGCGCAGCACCACGTCGGCGATGGCGGCCGCCCGCGGGTTTAGTTCTAGGCCCAGTAGTTGGCGAGGGCTCACGGTGCTGCCGGCGCCCAGGTCGAGCAGGCCCGTTTGTCCGAAGCCGTTGATGGCCGTCAGCACTTCGCCCTCCAGCCGCTTGAGGTGCTCCAGGGTCACATACAGAAAATTTCCTGTTCCGCAGGCTGGGTCGAGGATTTTAACGGAGGTGAGGCGGGTCAGAAACTTCACCAGCTCGGCGCGGGCACCTTTGGCATCCTCATCGTCGAGGCGGCGGGCGCTGGCGGCCTGCGCCGCAACCCATTCCTGACGTAGCGGGTCGAGTACAGTAGGTACGACCAAGCGCTCGACGTAGCGGCGAGGGGTGTAGTGGGCACCGAGGCGATGGCGCTCGCGCGGGTCGAGCGCCCGCTCCAGTAAGGTACCGAATATGGCGGGCTCTACCTCGGTCCAATCGGCTTGGGCTGCCTCGTGCAGTAGGGTGAGCTGGGCCGCCGTGAGGGGTAGGGCCTTAGCCGAATGAAACAGGCGCCCATTAAAACGCCGCAGCCGTGCCCGCAAATCAGGCGCGAAACCGCCAGTATCCATTGTGTGCCAGAGGCTTTCGAGCGCATCAGGTAGCAGCTGTCGCAGCTCCTCGGTAGCGGCGTAGCTGGCCAGTAGCCCGGAAAACGAGGCTTTGGGAATCAGACTTGCATCCTCAGCAAACATGGTGAAGAGGCAGCGCATTAAAAATTGCGCTACCACCTCCGAGGCGTGGCCTGCTCGTTCCAACTGGGCAGAGAGGGCGGCCAACTGGCCAGCGAGCTGCCGCGTGACCTGGGCCGCCCGGCGGCTAGGGTCGAGCTGCTGCGGGTCGGTGAAGAGCAGTCGCAGGCGTGCCAGTACCGCCTCGTCAGCCAGGTCAGCCAGGGCAATGCGATAGGTCTGCGAATCGGGAAACGGTACGTAGTTGTCGCCCACCCCGGCAAAGTTGCTGTAGAGGTCGAAGCAGTACCCTACATCTACTACCACGATGAAGGGCGGCCGCGGCTCGCTGGCCGGTAGGGCTCGCACGTAACCCAGCGCTTGCTGCCGGGCAGCTTCCATCACCTGCCGCCACTTGGCCGTTCCCCGAGTAGCGTGGCCTTGGCGATACTTTTCGGGAGATAAACCTAACTCTATGCGTTCCGCATTAGGCCCAGTCGTGCGCGGGTCGTGCGCGGGTCGTGCGCGGGTCGTGCGCGGGTCGTGCGCGGGTCGTGCGCGGGTCGTGCGCGGGTCGTGCGCGATATTATTATGTGTAATATCCGTGTCGCCGTCGACTAAAAATGGCGCAAAACTACCTACGCCCTGCTTCGTTTCCAACACAAAGCACCCTCTTTTATAGAGGTCAATCCGACCGGTGCTGGCTTTGTTACTCGGGCCATTGTCGAAAGTAACAGTTCGCTCAAATACATAAGCGTCTTGAGCCGAATTGTATGTGGTAGCGTCAGGATGAGCTACGTTCAGTAAGTCACACAGTTCAGTTAAAAATAAGCTGTAATTAGCGCGCTCAGCTCCGCCAGCTGGTCGCCAGCGAGCTTCAAAGTCAGAGTAATTCACTTAGATGAAGGAAGGTTATGGAATCAAGCGTCAATAATAGAGTACGTGGAACGAACTTAGTGTAATACAGTATATTCGCCTGACCATTGCTTATCGCATTGGTTTGACTCGTATAAAATGAATGTTACCGCCCTTCTTACACGCGCTAGTTACAGCGGGTCAAATTGATTATCTTTACTAAAGCAGTTAGCTTATTCAAAAGCTGGCACCCAATGCTGTCTTAAAATGTTAGTAAAGAACCTCAATGAGGGGCTAGTCGACTTCCCTCGGCGGTCCCTCCCCCCGCAAGATGGCACGTGCTGACCTCTTATTAAAACTCGTCAAAGCTGGTTTATCCGGCGATACGGCCTTGACTAAGAAAGTCGTTCAGGCCGTTATTGCTGAAGAACGAGTTAAGCAACATAACGTTATTGCTAATCAGCTAGAAGACGCGCTTAAAACTTCTCATAGTCTTACTACTTCTCCTACCCGTTCCGTTACGCCCGTTCTGTATGACAAAATAGAAAGTTTTTTGTATTCTGTCAATCCGAATAAGCCCCTTAGCCAACTTGTGCTCAGCAAGTTTGTGTGTAGCTCCCTTCAGGAGTTTGTAATGGAGTATTCGCGGGCCGATGTGTTGCGCTCCTACAACTTGGAGCCACGTAACCGAGTGCTGCTCGTAGGCGAGCCTGGCAACGGCAAAACCTCTATCGCCGAAGTTCTGGCTACTGAGTTGATGGTGCCTATGTTCGTCATCCGCTACGATGGTATCATCGGCAGCTACCTAGGCGAAACGGCCAGCCGCCTGGAGAAAATGTTCAACTTCATCAAAACGCAGCAGTGTGTACTGTTTTTTGATGAGTTCGACGCTATCGGTAAAGAGCGCGGTGACCAGCACGAAACCGGCGAAATCAAGCGCGTGGTCAGCTCTTTGCTACTGCAAATCGATAAGCTGCCCAGTTACGTGATTGTAGTAGCTGCTACTAACCACTCGGAGCTACTCGATAAAGCTGTGTGGCGACGCTTCCAAGTCAAGCTTACCATTGACAAGCCCGACCAGGAATTGATTAACGAGTGGCTCGACAAATTCGAACTAGATTTTGGGCATCGACTGCCTACCAAAAGAGACCGCTTGGTTAGCCAGCTCCAGGGTTTGAGTTTCGCTGAGATAGAAGAGTTTGGCCTGTCCATCCGGCGTAGGTATGCTCTGGCTCAGCCTGGGCCCAACTTACGTGAGATTACTAGTTTTTCGCTACAAGAAGTAGAAAATAAAAAGAATTTCACCAATGCCTAGAAAACCTGTTCTATTCTTTCCGCAAGCTACTGAAGCAGACTATACTAAAGGCGGCTCGCCACCCCTAGATAGAACCAACGTAAGTCCCAAAAAGCAAGGTAAAAAATTTCAGAACGACTGGGATAAAATTTCTACTGAGTACACACACGTAGCCCAGGAAATGGGTGATAGTGTACCAGAAATGGTGCTGGTGCTCGAGCTTAGAAGCACCGTTGACGAATTTTACAAATCAGTCAAACAGACTGAAGAGCTACAATTTCTTGCTGCTGAATTTGATTTTACTCCTACGCTCGTAGAAAATACAGCTAGTGACGATGAGGATGCACTCGACCCCGAGTATCCTAGCTCAAGCCGTGTTTTTCTAACGTTACGCAACGAGGATAGTCTGCGAAGAATTCTTGCGCTTTGGGACACCTACGTTAATAAGCAGCCCTTTCAGAATGGTACTAGCCAGTTTAAGCAGCTATTCAAACTGCTAACTGGGGTGCGCCTCTACAGCGTAGAAGACCGGCTACGCGACACCGGCTTTCGGGAGCGCGTAGCTGAAATGGTGCAGATAACGCATTCGCCCGTGCTAGCGGAAGTAGAGCTGCTGTTTGTTACCAAGAAAAACACGCCGCCAGCCAAGCCAAAAAAAGATGGTGGTACAACACAGCCCCGCACCAGCGAGGAGGATGATTTAGAACGAACGGCAGCAGTGTACCAGCGTTTTAAGAGCGTAGTAGAGCAGAGCGGCGGCCGAGTGCTTACTGAGTCCTACACGCTCATTCCTGAGATTCACTACCACGCGGTAGCTGCCGAAATACCCCTTGAACTGCTGCTCGACTTAAGCAACAACACGGATGTGGAGCTACTCAAAGCGCCAGAAGTGCTGTTCTTCCGTTCTTTAGGGCAAAGCGCTTGGACCGGCCACCTCGACGAGGACGAGGAGGAAGAAGATTACGAGGAAGAGGTCGAAGAGGAATTGACAGTAACTATACCACCTCCTCTTTACGAGGAAGCAATTGCTGCCTTGTTCGATGGTTTGCCTATCCAAAACCACCGAGTGCTGGCCGGACGGCTGACTATCGACGGTGAGGGCGTAGACGAAGCGCTATATCCAGCCGACCAGCGACATCACGGCACGGCCATGGCTACACTCATCACGCGGGGCGACCTAAGTGATGCTTCGGCGCAGCCTCTTCATAACAAGCTCTACGTGAGGCCAATCATGGTGCTAGAGCCTGGCTTTACTGGTCCAGAGGAGCGAATGCCTTCTCAGAAACTGCCCGTTGACATCATTCACCGAGCCGTCCGACGGCTATTCGATGGCGAAGGAGAGACGCCAGCTGTCGCCGAGCGTGTAAAAATTATTAATCTTTCCATCGGCGATATCTCTCGTCCGTTCCACCAGAGCTTGAGTGCGTGGGCACGACTACTCGACTGGCTAGCCTGTAAGTATGACGTACTATTCATTATCAGTGCGGGTAATGTTCTAACCAACATTGAACTGCCTGTGCCAGTAGCAGAGTTTGACCGCGCTACTCCCGAAGAGCGTGAAGTGCTGATGCTTAATCACATTATTTCCGACAACCTCAACCGGAAAGTGCTTACGCCCTCAGAGGCTATTAATGCTATCACGGTGGGCGCTGCACAGGCCGATGCGGGCCCTAATGCTGCAGAAGCTGACCGCTACACGTTGGTGCTTGACGAATATTTAATGAGTCCTATTAGCCGAATTGGCTTTGGCTATCGGGGCTCCATTAAACCTGATATATTGATGGCTGGCGGCCGGAAATGCTACAAAAAACATTGGAAGCAACCAACTCCGGGTACCAGCACCTTGCTGATACTGGAGAATTTAAAATTTAGCTACAAGCCACCTGGGGTTAGCGTAGCTGTTCCTGGGCAAGCTGGTTCATTAAATAGTATTGGCTACCAGTGGGGTACTAGCAGCGCTACAGCGCTTGCCACCCGACTTGCATGTCAGCTACATGAGATGCTCGATAGCGTCAATATGGACCGGGAAACAGCGACTGAAATTCCCGATGCCTATTACGCAGTGCTTATCAAAGCTCTGCTTGTACATGGAGCCGGGTGGGGCAAGAGCAGTAGCACTCTGCACGATATAATCAAAAACAAGCCGGGAGTGCCACCTACGTTTGTAAAGAAGCACATTACGCCCTACCTCGGCTACGGCGTAGTAAACGGTCAGCGCGTCTTGCACTGCACTGATAACCGCGTGACGTTGCTAGGGTGGGGCGAACTGGCAACGGAGCACGCCCAGGAATTCGTTTTTCCGCTACCTGAAGCGCTCGAGCGGGCAACGGTAGAGAAGCGTCTTACGGTCACCTTGGCCTGGATAAGCCCAACCAATTGGCAATCGCGCCAATACCGCCAAGCAAGGCTTTACATAGACAACATCAAGCGCGATAACTATATCCCGCGCAGTGAACAACTAACTCTGGAGCGAGAAGGTATCGACTGGAAAACAACTCGGCGTGGCACAGTACAGCATGATATCCTAGTTGGCTCTCAAGCCGACCCTTACGTGAATGGTGGCAACCTTATCATTAAAATTGATTGCCGTAAAGATGCTCCTGGTCTCGTTAACACAGATACTATTCGATATGGACTAGCAGTCACTTTAGAGGTGAACGAGGATACAGGGATAGAAATTTACGAAGAGGTGAAGCAGAAACTTGCTGTTCTAAATAGAGTTCGGCCTAGAGCATAGAGAAGCTGCGGCGAGGAGGGTGGCTCTATCAAGTAAGCCAGCCGTTGACGAAGCGCAAGAAGCAGGCTAGCGCCGGCGGCGGATGGTGCGGGCTTCATTGAAGGCCAGCACGCTGCGGCGCTCGTAGCGCAGGCCACCGGCCGACTTCCAGACCAGCAGCGTATCCGGCTTTTTGCGCTCTCTGGCCAGCGTCGCCTGTGAGAGGCCGGTCAGCTGCTGCGCCTCCCCGTCTCGCACCCACTCGGGCAGGGCTGCTCGGTATTGGGCCAACTCCGACCGTAATTCTCGCACTTCATTGCGCAACTCCTCGAACTCTTCGAAGGATGGAACCTGATACATATTAGTTTTTCAGCTGGCCAGGTCGCCCAGCGCTTACATCCGGGCGGGTGGGTGCCGGCGGGCGCGCTGGGTCGCCCTGGCCAGTGAGCACGTACATCACGTCCACTTGGTAGGCCGCGTGCAGCAGATAGAGCAGCTTCAGGTTGCAGTGGTAACGCCCAGCCTCAATTTCCGAAACAATGCCTCGGTGAGTCTGGAGTACCGTAGCCAACTCAGTGAACGTGGCGAAGGCCTGGGCTGCATGTAGCCGGTACACTTCCTCAAGGAACCGGTGGTCAACGGCAGCCTGGTCAAAGGGGTGCGGCATGCGACAAAGTAGAGAGGCAAGTACAAATGCCCGTTTAAGGATTGAAGTTGCCGTATGAATGCAAAGAAACAGCTTTCCTGCTCAATACCCCGGCCACTTTAGGAAGCGCAGGCCAGTAAAGTAAAATCGGCTAGTTGGCTACTGGCGGTGTGCTTATATTCCAATACCCACCCAATCAGCACTTTGCCCTTCTCCGTGCTAAGCCGCACGCGGCCCTTAGGGTTCGTAAGCAGTGCTTGGTGCTGCGCGCGGCTGACCGGGGCCGTAAACGTATAGGTGAGCCCCCGCCAAAGAGGTTGGTCCAGGTCGGTGACGGCGACATCCCCACCTTCCGCAATCGGAGCCGCTTCTCCTGCCAGCTGGCTTACAAGCGTAGTGTTGCCTTCGCCACTGGTAAAGCGCACCTGATTCAACGGGATAGGCATTAGACCGGCCCGAATGATGGCGCTGTGCCGCCGTAGCATCCGGGCGGGTGAAAGACGCAGATTATAAACGGTCTCTGGCGAGAATAGCCCGGTACTTGTCAGCAGCTGCTGGTCGCGCTCAGTAGTATAGCTGCCTCCCTGCCGCACCAGACACACTAGGAAGTTGGTTGTATCGCGGGCGTCGTCCGTGGTAGAGGTGGCCAGGTAGCGCTGGCGGCGAGTCGTCTCGAGCAGGATGCCGGCCGCCGCAAACTTGCTGCTTTGGATATAAGTATTGCTCACTTGGGTGAGCGGCGTAGTCCACTGACGTTTCGAGTTGAATTCTACCAAGCCGTTGACCTGCTCAGCTTGCCACTGCTCGTAATTCATCTCTACCACTTGGTAATAGTTTTCCTCTGCTACGTGGATGCGTGCGTCAGTCACCGGCCCCAAGTCCAGCACAATTTCTGTGTCGTAGAAGTAGCTGGCTGGCTCCACTCGCACGACCTGCACCGGCTGGCCCCGCTGGCCTATTACCCACTCAAATTGATTTCCCAAGCAGTACACAGCTGCTAGTGAGCCAAACAAGTCACTCCATGTAGTGAAGAGCGACTTGCGTAAATCCGGCAGGACACCAGTTGGTCCGGGGTCGGTGAGAAGCGGAAAGCCACGTACCTGAAAGCCACCGGTAAGTAATGTCAAGCTGCCTGGCCCATCAACCGGGTAAGCCAGCGTCGAATCCGTGCGCCCGAAGAAGTCCGAGCGAAATACATCAACCTCATCGGTAAGAGCCTGGCAGACTCGGTTTAGTGCCTCATAGGCCAGCACCCCATTAGTGGGGGTGGGCGTAGTCTGGGTATCGGCTGTGATGCGTAAAAACGAGCCTGGTTGAAAGACCGCCGTAATGGTCGCCTGGTAGGGGTCAGGCGCGTTGCGAGTTAAGTCGTGGACAAACCAGTCGGCAAATAGGAAGACCTCGTCGCCGGCCTCCAACTCATACCTAAAAAGCTGGGCTGGCACGGCTATCTGGCCCACATAATCCCCGTTGAGGTGGCCCACGGCTATCTCAGGCTGTAGTAGGGTAGTGCCTCCCTGCAGGCCTGTAACGCGTAAAAAGCAGCTACAGCCGACTTTGGTAAACTGGCGAATAAACAGCCCATTCTCGGTATGGGCCTCGACCCTGGCAAACAGGGCCAGGGTTATAGTAACGGACTCTTTGCCTTGGGCTGTGTAGATGGCCACGGCGGAGGTCGCGTCGCCAGGCACGAAACCGCCGCCCACCGCGCCTAGGTTTAGCTCGTTCAACTCAGGCGTGTCGAAACCGAAATACAACAGCTGCTCGTGACTCGGGTCCCCGTTGTCGCCGTACATGGCGGAAGTTGTTACGACCTCATTTTGTTGACTTGCCGCGTAGCGCAACATAATAGCCCGCGAGTGCAACTCTACCGACATAAGGGGAGCAGGTGCGCCTGCAAAGCCACTGACGGAGGTGCCCGCAAACAAGTCCACACTGACGCTGTCTCGGCTTAGGAACCGTTGGAGGTAACCCACTTTTGCCAGGTTGACGTTGATTTGGGTGAGTGTGAATTCGGCCGCCAGAAATACAACCTGCCCGTAGTAATAGAGCTGCCAAACGAAGTTGTTCGGCTCCCACTGCTCTACAGTTAATGTCACGTTGGCCTCAATGTCAGCCGCGTCGAAAGCCTGTTGCAGGTACGCTTTGCCATCCTTGACAAAGCCGAGGTGCGTGCTGTACTCCACGTCGATGCCATGCGTATTGCGGGCGCGGGAAAGCGTGACAGCTAACGTGTCCCAGTCAACGGGGTCGTAGCGTAAACGCCAAGGGCCAAGCAGTTCGGAGTTAAGCGTAAAACGGAAAAGTGGGCTGTTCTGGGGAGAAACCATGATGGGAAACGGCTGGACTAGTTAGTGGGCTTGGAGCGGTAGTACTTGTTTATAAAGCGGGTTTTGCTCTGCTCACGCTTCATCCACCGCTCTATCTCGCCCGCGTTGTTAATGCGCTCATATTCCATCTCGTGGATGGCTTTGCGCACCTGCTGCAACTCGGAGACTACCGGGTGATTGGCTAACTCAAATGCTCGCTGCGTCGTCACCTGCTGCCTGTGGGCATCGCCGCCGCGCAGGCGCGCGGTTTGCTGCTCCATATCTGCCTGCTCGTGCCGGTAAGTAAGGCGGCCCTGCACGAGGTCGGCCTGCTGCAAGAGCTGCTGTGTTTTATCCGCCGTAAGTACCTGCTCACCGGCTTGCAGGTAGCCTACCGTGGGCAGCGTTACCAGCCGGAAGGCCCCCGGCTTACCGACGAGTTCCGGGCCTTTCTCGGCCAGTTGCGCAAATTCGGCTGGCCCACCCGTGCGGCCTTTGAAGTACTGCGGGATGGGCTTCGAGAGAACAGCAGCGGCCTGTATGCCCCCTAAAATGATGTCCGCCGCAATGAAAGGGATTGCCACCGGCAGGCCGAATTCACCTAAGCTTTTGCCCACGGCCATCGCCGTGTTGATGGCAATGGAAAACAGGGCCTGGTTACGCTCAACCACCGCTTGGTCATGCTTGATTTTTGCGGAGGCCTTCGCATGGTCAGCCTCAATCTTGGCTTTGAGAGCTACGTTATCACCAGCCGCCTTGATAGAAGAATCGTACGAGTCCTGCTCGTTTTGCTCCTGGGCGGCTAGTTGTGCCGTCTGAAAATCGAAAAACCCGCTGACAAGCCCCTGAACGGTTTGGAGCCCCGTCTCGATAATATGGGCGCGCTGCTGCTCTTTTTCTTTCTCATCTGCCAGCTCTTCCCCACTCATTTTCTTGCGCAGGGCCGCCTTACGCCGCAGCACATCGGCCGTTTCCCCATATTCAGCCTCCAGCGCTGCAATAGCTTCCGCCTCGCGCTGGTTTTCCAG
The sequence above is drawn from the Hymenobacter baengnokdamensis genome and encodes:
- a CDS encoding S8 family peptidase: MPRKPVLFFPQATEADYTKGGSPPLDRTNVSPKKQGKKFQNDWDKISTEYTHVAQEMGDSVPEMVLVLELRSTVDEFYKSVKQTEELQFLAAEFDFTPTLVENTASDDEDALDPEYPSSSRVFLTLRNEDSLRRILALWDTYVNKQPFQNGTSQFKQLFKLLTGVRLYSVEDRLRDTGFRERVAEMVQITHSPVLAEVELLFVTKKNTPPAKPKKDGGTTQPRTSEEDDLERTAAVYQRFKSVVEQSGGRVLTESYTLIPEIHYHAVAAEIPLELLLDLSNNTDVELLKAPEVLFFRSLGQSAWTGHLDEDEEEEDYEEEVEEELTVTIPPPLYEEAIAALFDGLPIQNHRVLAGRLTIDGEGVDEALYPADQRHHGTAMATLITRGDLSDASAQPLHNKLYVRPIMVLEPGFTGPEERMPSQKLPVDIIHRAVRRLFDGEGETPAVAERVKIINLSIGDISRPFHQSLSAWARLLDWLACKYDVLFIISAGNVLTNIELPVPVAEFDRATPEEREVLMLNHIISDNLNRKVLTPSEAINAITVGAAQADAGPNAAEADRYTLVLDEYLMSPISRIGFGYRGSIKPDILMAGGRKCYKKHWKQPTPGTSTLLILENLKFSYKPPGVSVAVPGQAGSLNSIGYQWGTSSATALATRLACQLHEMLDSVNMDRETATEIPDAYYAVLIKALLVHGAGWGKSSSTLHDIIKNKPGVPPTFVKKHITPYLGYGVVNGQRVLHCTDNRVTLLGWGELATEHAQEFVFPLPEALERATVEKRLTVTLAWISPTNWQSRQYRQARLYIDNIKRDNYIPRSEQLTLEREGIDWKTTRRGTVQHDILVGSQADPYVNGGNLIIKIDCRKDAPGLVNTDTIRYGLAVTLEVNEDTGIEIYEEVKQKLAVLNRVRPRA